A region of Micromonospora sp. WMMD882 DNA encodes the following proteins:
- a CDS encoding DUF916 domain-containing protein, which produces MRLLAAVAIGIALLGAAPTPPTPASPAASAPSVVTWGVAPSTAKGPNGRPAFAYKLDPGATLTDYVAVTNHSARPLTLNLYASDAFTTTQGGFDLLAGDRRPTDVGAWVRFTQRTLTIPSTSRLNVPFTLTVPANATPGDHAGGIVASLAATTADAQGNQVAVDHRVGARIYLRVTGELRPALTVKNLRVRHAGSLNPLGGGTLTATFTIRNTGNVRLTGQPTLTAAGPFGVGRRSIDAAALPEILPGGELITTVRMTGVPPLFRLTASAAVTPATVGDQVLDPPPQGGTAQTTVWAVPWPQLVLLALLALVGWALVAARRRRARQVAQALAAAREEGRAEASRQTDPNDSATIDDRTSRQDLTPPRLGSKQ; this is translated from the coding sequence ATGCGCCTGCTCGCCGCCGTCGCCATCGGCATCGCCCTGCTCGGTGCGGCCCCGACGCCACCTACACCGGCGTCTCCCGCAGCTTCTGCGCCGTCCGTCGTGACCTGGGGGGTGGCACCGTCGACCGCGAAGGGTCCGAACGGTCGGCCGGCGTTCGCCTACAAGCTCGACCCCGGCGCCACCCTCACCGACTACGTCGCGGTCACCAACCACTCGGCACGCCCGCTCACCCTGAACCTCTACGCCAGCGACGCGTTCACCACCACACAGGGCGGGTTCGACCTGCTGGCCGGTGACCGGCGACCCACCGACGTCGGCGCCTGGGTGCGCTTCACCCAGCGGACCCTGACCATCCCGTCGACATCCCGGTTGAACGTCCCGTTCACCCTCACCGTGCCGGCCAACGCCACACCCGGGGACCACGCCGGAGGGATCGTCGCCTCGCTCGCCGCCACCACGGCGGACGCCCAGGGCAACCAGGTCGCCGTGGACCACCGGGTCGGCGCGCGCATCTACCTGCGGGTCACCGGTGAGCTGCGACCCGCGCTCACCGTCAAGAATCTCCGGGTACGGCACGCCGGCTCGCTGAACCCCCTCGGCGGGGGCACGCTGACCGCGACCTTCACCATCCGCAACACCGGCAACGTCCGGCTCACCGGGCAGCCCACGCTCACCGCGGCCGGCCCGTTCGGCGTCGGTCGGCGCTCGATCGACGCCGCGGCCCTACCGGAGATCCTGCCCGGCGGCGAGTTGATCACCACCGTACGCATGACGGGCGTCCCGCCGCTGTTCCGGCTGACCGCGAGCGCCGCCGTCACACCTGCCACCGTGGGTGACCAGGTTCTCGACCCGCCGCCGCAGGGCGGCACGGCGCAGACCACCGTCTGGGCGGTGCCCTGGCCGCAGCTGGTCCTGCTGGCGCTGCTGGCCCTCGTCGGCTGGGCACTGGTGGCCGCCCGCCGCCGACGGGCCCGACAGGTCGCGCAGGCGCTGGCAGCCGCCCGGGAGGAGGGCCGCGCCGAGGCCAGCCGGCAGACCGACCCGAACGACTCCGCGACGATCGACGACCGGACCTCGCGGCAGGACTTAACGCCACCTCGCCTGGGGAGCAAGCAATGA
- a CDS encoding choice-of-anchor M domain-containing protein, with protein sequence MNVTGRARGFAALMAGAVVVAGTLLAPTAASAAEKVVLSKGHTDAVDVHYEGGALSLKVNDDTGSSPVKRDPADVTFQVLPEAAMAVPADPRFAFLGPAGSQVWLLPLTQDPDLLWPGWNTTTLKTGVFEGNKVRLSLVDVQGPGNVTLYTQDSFANPVIKFRSDDGLPDAIDVPVPTHAHSNWAFSALGNYTLKFQADATLTNGTTVSTGPVDYSFVVGELSGGGPEVSLSVSGMADEYQPNDTVTLNAVQTPQTELDHYHWFSRCPGADDWTIVPGEAGASYSFTATRELNACEYVAKLYGDGHSVVASSEPVTLWVAFPPQEPGTSQTITASIDETQGALVISVDPDDRAVVLPPAQLNAGGDRWESNGELRPVTVTDTRAGQPGWSASGQIPADFTGPGGATFSSGYLGWSPRVLAQGSGQGVVPGPEVAPYVVGTGGGLGNSAVLGSAPGGAGRGTAQLGAGLRLSLPTETAAGTYTATLTLTAI encoded by the coding sequence ATGAATGTGACAGGGAGGGCTCGCGGCTTCGCGGCCCTGATGGCCGGGGCGGTGGTGGTCGCCGGCACGTTGCTGGCGCCCACCGCCGCGTCGGCGGCCGAGAAGGTGGTGCTCTCCAAGGGGCACACCGACGCGGTCGACGTGCACTACGAGGGTGGTGCGCTGTCGTTGAAGGTCAATGACGACACGGGCAGCTCCCCGGTGAAGCGGGATCCGGCGGACGTGACGTTCCAGGTGCTGCCGGAGGCGGCCATGGCCGTTCCCGCCGATCCCCGGTTCGCCTTCCTCGGGCCCGCGGGCAGCCAGGTCTGGCTGCTGCCGCTGACCCAGGACCCGGACCTGCTCTGGCCGGGCTGGAACACCACCACCCTGAAGACGGGAGTCTTCGAGGGCAACAAGGTGCGGCTTAGCCTGGTCGACGTGCAGGGACCGGGCAACGTCACGCTGTACACGCAGGACTCGTTCGCCAATCCGGTCATCAAGTTCCGCTCCGACGACGGGTTGCCGGACGCGATCGACGTGCCGGTGCCCACCCACGCGCACTCGAACTGGGCGTTCAGCGCGCTGGGCAACTACACGCTGAAGTTCCAGGCCGACGCCACGCTGACCAACGGCACGACGGTCAGCACCGGGCCGGTCGACTACTCGTTCGTCGTCGGCGAGCTGTCCGGCGGCGGGCCGGAGGTGAGTCTGTCGGTCAGTGGCATGGCCGACGAGTACCAGCCCAACGACACCGTCACGCTCAACGCGGTGCAGACCCCACAGACCGAGCTGGACCACTACCACTGGTTCAGCAGGTGCCCCGGTGCGGACGACTGGACCATCGTCCCGGGTGAGGCCGGCGCGAGCTACTCCTTCACCGCGACCCGGGAGCTCAACGCCTGCGAATACGTGGCCAAGCTGTACGGCGACGGCCACAGTGTGGTCGCGAGCAGCGAACCGGTGACGTTGTGGGTGGCATTCCCGCCGCAGGAGCCGGGCACCTCACAGACGATCACCGCGTCGATCGACGAGACTCAGGGCGCTCTGGTGATCAGCGTCGACCCGGACGACCGGGCCGTGGTGCTGCCGCCCGCACAGCTCAACGCAGGTGGCGACCGGTGGGAGAGCAACGGTGAACTCCGGCCGGTCACGGTGACCGACACCCGCGCCGGCCAACCGGGTTGGAGCGCGTCCGGCCAGATCCCGGCCGACTTCACCGGTCCGGGCGGTGCGACGTTCAGCTCCGGCTACCTCGGCTGGAGCCCCCGGGTGCTGGCCCAGGGTTCCGGGCAGGGTGTCGTGCCGGGCCCGGAGGTGGCGCCGTACGTCGTCGGAACCGGCGGCGGCCTCGGCAACAGCGCGGTGCTGGGTTCGGCGCCGGGCGGCGCCGGTCGGGGTACCGCACAGCTCGGTGCAGGGCTGCGACTGAGCCTGCCCACCGAGACGGCCGCGGGAACCTACACCGCAACCCTCACCCTCACCGCGATCTGA
- the rpsN gene encoding 30S ribosomal protein S14, which produces MAKKSLVNRQARREKLVARHAPARTELKRVVAHPDTDPDVRAKTARRLSRLPPDSSPVRLRSRDQIDGRPRGVLSRFGLSRVRFRELALRGELPGIRKASW; this is translated from the coding sequence ATGGCCAAGAAAAGCCTGGTCAACCGGCAAGCCCGCCGCGAAAAACTGGTAGCCCGGCACGCCCCGGCGCGGACGGAACTCAAGCGGGTGGTCGCCCATCCGGACACCGACCCGGACGTACGCGCCAAGACGGCCCGCCGGCTCAGCCGGCTGCCACCGGACTCCAGCCCGGTACGGCTGCGGTCACGGGACCAGATCGACGGCCGTCCGCGCGGGGTGCTGTCCCGGTTCGGACTGTCCCGGGTGCGCTTCCGCGAGCTGGCCCTACGCGGCGAGCTCCCCGGGATACGCAAGGCGTCGTGGTGA
- the rpmG gene encoding 50S ribosomal protein L33 → MARQTDVRPIVRLRSTAGTGYTYVTRKNRRNDPDRLSLRKYDPIARRHVEFREAR, encoded by the coding sequence ATGGCCCGCCAGACCGACGTCCGCCCGATCGTGCGGCTGCGCAGCACCGCAGGCACCGGCTACACCTACGTCACCCGCAAGAACCGCCGCAACGACCCGGACCGCCTCTCGCTGCGCAAGTACGACCCGATCGCGCGCCGCCACGTCGAGTTCCGCGAGGCCCGCTGA
- the rpmB gene encoding 50S ribosomal protein L28 → MSRRCDVTGAKPSFGNAVSHSHRRTRRRWNPNLQNHRYWLPSERRWVNLTLTAKALKTVDRKGIEKVVAELRARGVKL, encoded by the coding sequence GTGTCCCGACGCTGCGACGTCACCGGCGCGAAGCCGAGCTTCGGCAACGCCGTGTCCCACTCCCACCGGCGCACCCGCCGCCGGTGGAACCCGAACCTGCAGAACCACCGTTACTGGCTGCCGTCCGAGCGACGGTGGGTCAACCTCACCCTGACCGCGAAGGCACTCAAGACCGTGGACCGCAAGGGCATCGAGAAGGTCGTCGCCGAGCTGCGCGCCCGAGGGGTGAAGCTCTGA
- a CDS encoding winged helix-turn-helix domain-containing protein encodes MRAVEANRDARVGAAQAWKAGEVLTVTVHLKLGPGGCDEDVDRLAALLAFLRGDPGPVSPSARATGLHLRIDPRARAVYRGQAEVVLTRREYDLLLCLAEHPRQVFTRRQLLDQVWGHPYTGPRSVDVHVRRLRAKIGTDVPVVTTLRGVGYRLGADCAVEIVDTPVGM; translated from the coding sequence ATGCGAGCCGTCGAAGCGAACAGGGATGCGCGGGTGGGTGCGGCACAGGCGTGGAAGGCCGGTGAGGTTCTCACCGTCACGGTCCACCTCAAGCTCGGCCCGGGCGGCTGCGATGAGGACGTCGATCGACTCGCTGCCCTACTGGCCTTTCTGCGCGGCGACCCGGGACCGGTGTCACCGTCGGCGCGAGCGACGGGCCTTCACCTGCGGATCGATCCTCGAGCACGGGCGGTCTACCGCGGCCAGGCCGAGGTCGTCCTGACCCGTCGGGAGTACGACCTGCTGCTCTGCCTGGCCGAACATCCACGCCAGGTCTTCACCCGACGGCAACTGCTGGACCAGGTCTGGGGGCATCCCTACACGGGGCCGCGCAGCGTGGACGTCCACGTCCGGCGGCTGCGCGCCAAGATCGGCACGGATGTGCCCGTGGTGACGACGCTGCGCGGTGTTGGCTACCGCCTCGGCGCCGACTGCGCCGTCGAGATCGTCGACACCCCGGTGGGGATGTGA
- a CDS encoding type B 50S ribosomal protein L31 has protein sequence MHPEYRPVVYRDKGADLAFLTRSTATSDQTVEWTDGNTYPVIDVQISSASHPFWTGKQRLLDTAGRVEKFRQKHARRGPQSG, from the coding sequence ATCCACCCCGAGTACCGGCCCGTCGTCTACCGCGACAAGGGCGCCGACCTCGCCTTCCTCACCCGCTCCACCGCCACCAGCGACCAGACCGTCGAATGGACCGACGGCAACACCTACCCCGTCATCGACGTCCAGATCTCCTCCGCCAGCCACCCCTTCTGGACCGGCAAGCAACGCCTGCTCGACACCGCCGGCCGGGTCGAGAAGTTCCGCCAGAAGCACGCCCGCCGCGGACCCCAGAGCGGATGA
- a CDS encoding transcriptional repressor, with amino-acid sequence MTAPLVPDAQLRVVGLTPTAQRRAVLALLVGRSRPLTAQEVHTELTRTVRHIGLTTVYRALHSLADAGLLHSFDLDGQRAYRHCGTAPHQHLICTCCETVTECPPEIVTSWLTELHQHTGFTPHPDRLDLRGVCATCAGT; translated from the coding sequence ATGACCGCCCCTCTCGTTCCGGACGCGCAGCTGCGGGTCGTCGGTCTGACGCCCACCGCGCAGCGCCGTGCCGTCCTGGCGCTGCTGGTCGGAAGATCCCGCCCGCTCACCGCTCAGGAGGTGCACACCGAGCTCACCAGGACCGTGCGGCACATCGGCCTGACCACCGTCTACCGCGCGTTGCACAGCCTCGCCGACGCCGGCCTCCTGCACAGCTTCGACCTCGACGGTCAGCGCGCCTACCGGCACTGCGGCACCGCACCGCACCAGCACCTCATCTGCACCTGCTGCGAGACGGTGACCGAGTGCCCGCCCGAGATCGTGACGAGCTGGCTCACCGAGCTGCATCAGCACACCGGCTTCACCCCGCACCCCGACCGGCTCGACCTCCGGGGCGTCTGCGCGACCTGCGCCGGCACATGA
- a CDS encoding methyltransferase domain-containing protein: MSSGERSNGTVDVFEQAATSYDRTGVSFFGPFGVELVRRAGIRPGERVLDVGCGRGAVLFPAARATGPAGQVTGIDLAPAMVALTAEDVSRAGLTHVDVRMGDAQQPEFPAGSFDAVLAGLVVFLLSDPGQALRAYARLLRPAGRLAVSTFAAQDPAFVAALDALAGHLPADRPRPAPAADPFADDGAITATMAAAGLTVTTITEHRVDSHFRDVDHWMEWMWSHGGRALLRHIPTDRLQAATTDAARALGPARRPGDGLTLTTAIRITVATPHLSVEPQEPS, translated from the coding sequence ATGAGCAGCGGTGAGCGGTCGAACGGGACCGTCGATGTGTTCGAACAGGCCGCGACGAGTTATGACCGCACCGGGGTGTCCTTCTTCGGGCCCTTCGGCGTTGAACTGGTCCGTCGTGCCGGCATCCGCCCGGGAGAGCGGGTCCTGGACGTCGGCTGCGGCCGGGGAGCGGTCCTGTTCCCCGCGGCGCGGGCGACCGGGCCGGCCGGTCAGGTCACCGGCATCGACCTGGCGCCGGCCATGGTGGCACTCACCGCCGAGGACGTCAGCCGCGCCGGGCTGACCCACGTAGACGTGCGGATGGGCGACGCCCAGCAGCCGGAATTCCCGGCCGGCAGCTTCGACGCGGTCCTGGCCGGGCTGGTCGTCTTCCTGCTATCCGACCCCGGGCAGGCCCTTCGGGCGTACGCGCGGCTGCTCCGACCGGCGGGCCGGCTGGCGGTCAGCACCTTCGCCGCCCAGGACCCGGCGTTCGTCGCCGCCCTGGACGCCCTCGCCGGGCATCTGCCGGCCGACCGGCCCCGACCGGCGCCGGCGGCCGACCCGTTCGCCGACGACGGCGCGATCACCGCGACCATGGCGGCCGCCGGCCTCACCGTCACCACGATCACCGAGCACCGGGTGGACAGCCACTTCCGGGACGTGGACCACTGGATGGAGTGGATGTGGTCCCACGGCGGACGCGCCCTGCTGCGGCACATCCCGACCGACCGGCTGCAGGCCGCGACCACCGACGCCGCTCGCGCGCTCGGACCAGCCCGCCGGCCCGGTGACGGCCTGACCCTGACCACCGCGATCCGGATCACCGTCGCGACGCCGCACCTCAGCGTCGAGCCACAGGAGCCGTCGTAA
- a CDS encoding GTP-binding protein, whose product MTDRLPVTVLSGFLGAGKTSLLNHVLANRDGLRVAVIVNDMSEVNIDAALVRDGGALSRTEERLVELTNGCICCTLRDDLLDEVARLARQGRFDYLLIESSGISEPMPVAATFAFGVEDGQVLDDLARLDTTVTVVDAAGLTAMIEAGETLEARGLAAYEGDDRGIADLLVDQIEFADVLVVNKTDLIAPEDLAVVEALLARLNPAARQIRAVHGRVPPAEILHTGRFDLERAETAPGWVAELNGGHVPETEEYGISSIVFRDHRPFHPQRLWNLLTAGLDAFGVVRSKGFLWLASRPDVQALWSQAGPSGRCDPVGVPVTASGEWPEDPDERAELESRWHPVFGDRQQELVLIGVHLDGDGLRAALAACLLTDAETAAGEDAWRVLPDPFPEWDLGDLHDHDHTDPVPV is encoded by the coding sequence GTGACGGACCGGCTACCGGTGACCGTGCTGTCCGGGTTCCTCGGCGCGGGGAAGACGAGCCTGCTCAACCACGTCCTCGCGAACCGGGACGGGCTGCGGGTGGCGGTGATCGTCAACGACATGAGCGAGGTCAACATCGACGCCGCCCTGGTGCGCGACGGCGGCGCGTTGTCACGGACCGAGGAGCGGCTGGTCGAGTTGACCAACGGCTGCATCTGCTGCACCCTCCGCGACGACCTGCTCGACGAGGTGGCCCGGCTGGCCCGGCAGGGCCGCTTCGACTACCTGCTGATCGAGTCCAGCGGTATCTCCGAGCCGATGCCGGTCGCCGCCACCTTCGCCTTCGGCGTCGAGGACGGCCAGGTCCTCGACGACCTGGCCCGGCTGGACACCACCGTCACGGTCGTCGACGCGGCGGGCCTGACGGCCATGATCGAGGCAGGGGAGACCCTCGAGGCGCGCGGGCTGGCCGCGTACGAGGGCGACGACCGCGGAATCGCGGATCTGCTGGTGGACCAGATCGAGTTCGCCGACGTGCTGGTGGTCAACAAGACGGACCTGATCGCGCCGGAGGACCTGGCGGTGGTCGAGGCGCTGCTGGCCCGGCTGAACCCGGCCGCCCGGCAGATCCGCGCCGTCCACGGGCGGGTGCCGCCGGCGGAGATCCTGCACACCGGCCGGTTCGACCTGGAGCGGGCGGAGACCGCGCCCGGCTGGGTGGCGGAGCTCAACGGCGGGCACGTGCCGGAAACCGAGGAGTACGGCATCTCCAGCATCGTGTTCCGCGACCACCGCCCGTTCCACCCGCAGCGACTGTGGAACCTGTTGACCGCCGGTCTGGACGCCTTCGGGGTCGTCCGGTCGAAGGGGTTCCTGTGGCTGGCCAGCCGCCCGGACGTCCAGGCGCTGTGGTCGCAGGCCGGGCCGTCCGGGCGGTGCGACCCGGTCGGCGTGCCGGTGACGGCCTCCGGGGAGTGGCCGGAGGATCCCGACGAGCGGGCCGAGTTGGAGTCCCGCTGGCATCCCGTCTTCGGTGACCGGCAGCAGGAACTCGTCCTCATCGGCGTCCACCTCGACGGCGACGGCCTGCGGGCCGCCCTGGCGGCGTGTCTGCTCACCGACGCGGAGACCGCCGCGGGGGAGGACGCCTGGCGGGTCCTGCCCGACCCGTTCCCCGAATGGGACCTGGGTGACCTGCACGACCATGATCACACCGATCCGGTCCCGGTATGA
- the rpmF gene encoding 50S ribosomal protein L32 gives MAVPKRKMSRSNTRHRRAQWKASVPQLTPCPCPRKEMVVPHRACAHCGLYKGRPVVDQP, from the coding sequence GTGGCCGTACCGAAGCGGAAGATGTCGCGGTCGAACACCCGGCACCGGCGGGCGCAGTGGAAGGCCAGCGTGCCGCAGTTGACCCCGTGCCCGTGTCCGCGCAAGGAGATGGTGGTGCCACACCGGGCCTGTGCCCACTGCGGCCTGTACAAGGGTCGTCCGGTGGTGGACCAGCCGTGA
- a CDS encoding serine hydrolase domain-containing protein — protein sequence MPRRDAAGASAYFEPRGLLDMANARAGGPAGDWAYSNTNYLLAGLIAERVTGRPFNELVTTRVIERIGLRDTYAPGVGEEGIRGRHPQGYQLDEATGELLDFTRMDPSWGWAAGQLVSTPADLHTFLRALLAGRLLEPAQLAELRTTVAVHPQSDVRYGLGLFRTPLSCGGVAWGHGGDIPGYSTVDGATDDGRAATLVVTSLNGSVVDGSVAADRAALVDAALCAR from the coding sequence ATGCCGCGCAGGGACGCCGCTGGCGCTTCGGCCTACTTCGAGCCCCGGGGCCTGCTCGACATGGCCAATGCCAGGGCGGGCGGGCCGGCCGGCGACTGGGCCTACAGCAACACCAACTACCTGCTTGCCGGCCTGATCGCCGAACGGGTCACCGGCCGGCCGTTCAACGAGCTGGTCACCACCCGGGTCATCGAGCGGATCGGCCTGCGCGACACCTACGCGCCCGGGGTCGGTGAGGAAGGCATCCGCGGCCGGCATCCCCAGGGTTACCAGCTCGACGAAGCCACCGGTGAACTGCTCGACTTCACCCGGATGGACCCGAGCTGGGGTTGGGCCGCCGGCCAACTGGTCTCCACCCCGGCCGATCTCCACACGTTCCTGCGGGCCCTGCTGGCTGGCAGGCTGCTCGAACCCGCGCAACTGGCCGAGCTGCGGACCACCGTCGCCGTGCATCCGCAGTCGGACGTGCGGTACGGGCTGGGTCTCTTCCGTACCCCGTTGAGTTGCGGCGGGGTGGCGTGGGGCCACGGCGGTGACATCCCCGGCTACTCGACCGTCGACGGCGCCACCGACGACGGTCGCGCGGCGACCCTGGTGGTCACCTCGCTCAACGGGTCGGTCGTGGACGGCTCTGTCGCCGCCGACCGGGCCGCCCTCGTCGACGCCGCGCTCTGCGCGAGGTGA
- a CDS encoding MerR family transcriptional regulator, with product MRIGDAAAAAGTTPRALRFYEQRGLLPPPVRTRAGQRTYRTADVARVKIIRELLSLGLTVDDIATLSDHLHLLDGDTLPEHTVPDRIRLPQASEMFRRRLAVVDGHIARLTRLRQLLSVCHAQLAGTAPPADESRAPDHDRQPAGPGDRAPGQGRP from the coding sequence GTGCGTATCGGTGACGCCGCGGCGGCAGCGGGAACCACACCGCGGGCGTTGCGCTTCTACGAACAGCGAGGACTGCTGCCACCACCGGTACGCACCCGCGCCGGGCAGCGGACCTACCGCACTGCCGACGTGGCCCGGGTGAAGATCATCCGTGAGTTGCTGTCGCTCGGCCTGACCGTCGACGACATCGCCACGCTCAGCGACCACCTTCATCTGCTCGACGGCGACACGCTGCCCGAACACACCGTGCCCGACCGCATCCGGCTGCCCCAGGCGAGTGAGATGTTCCGCCGCCGGTTGGCGGTCGTCGACGGGCACATCGCCCGGCTGACCAGGCTGCGGCAACTGCTGTCCGTCTGCCACGCCCAGTTGGCCGGGACAGCGCCGCCCGCCGACGAGAGCCGCGCGCCAGACCATGATCGGCAACCTGCCGGACCCGGCGACCGCGCACCGGGACAGGGCCGGCCCTGA
- a CDS encoding NADP-dependent oxidoreductase: MRPLPSVHRQVQLLTTPDGLPRPEDFTVVEVPAPPRASGEVLVRNRAFLVTAALLRTLIGAAAAGLPGPRPGDPLPGPAIGEVVAAPAASGLRPGELVGHDLGWREYAVLPVDRCRRLGDSLPDPLAHLSQGWTAHAALTRAAAVRPGDTVLITGAAGAVGSLAGQIARRLGAARVVGTTGSPAKARFLTTELGYDAVVVRGAEPITGQLADAAPDGVDVALDTVGGEQLQAAVQAARPHARIVLVGALSAQLAAEGAGTTATLELDLVPIVLKRISMRGFNAADHPDALAEWTQRFGAWLSTGSIRFPHTRVRGIDRAAHAFQEAVEGRHVGAVLVEL, encoded by the coding sequence GTGCGTCCACTGCCTTCCGTCCATCGTCAGGTCCAGTTGCTCACGACTCCGGACGGCCTGCCTCGCCCGGAGGACTTCACCGTCGTCGAGGTCCCGGCGCCTCCCCGCGCGTCCGGCGAGGTCCTGGTCCGCAACCGTGCCTTCCTGGTCACCGCGGCCCTGCTCCGGACCCTCATCGGCGCGGCCGCGGCGGGACTGCCCGGCCCGCGACCCGGCGATCCGCTGCCCGGCCCCGCGATCGGCGAGGTCGTCGCCGCCCCCGCCGCCAGCGGCCTGCGTCCGGGCGAGCTGGTCGGGCACGACCTCGGCTGGCGCGAGTACGCGGTCCTCCCGGTCGACAGGTGCCGTCGGCTCGGCGACTCGCTGCCGGATCCGCTGGCCCACCTGTCGCAGGGCTGGACCGCTCACGCGGCGCTGACCCGCGCCGCCGCCGTCCGGCCCGGCGACACGGTGCTGATCACCGGGGCCGCCGGCGCCGTCGGTTCCCTCGCCGGCCAGATCGCCCGTCGTCTCGGCGCGGCCAGGGTCGTCGGCACCACCGGCTCACCGGCGAAGGCCCGGTTCCTGACCACGGAACTCGGCTATGACGCGGTCGTCGTACGCGGAGCGGAACCGATCACCGGGCAGCTCGCCGACGCCGCTCCGGACGGCGTCGACGTGGCGCTCGACACCGTCGGCGGCGAACAACTCCAGGCGGCGGTGCAGGCCGCTCGGCCCCACGCCCGCATCGTCCTGGTCGGCGCGCTGTCGGCGCAACTCGCCGCCGAGGGCGCCGGCACGACCGCGACGCTGGAACTGGACCTCGTGCCCATCGTGCTCAAGCGGATCAGCATGCGCGGGTTCAACGCCGCCGACCATCCCGACGCGCTCGCCGAGTGGACGCAGCGGTTCGGCGCCTGGCTGTCCACCGGCAGCATCCGGTTTCCGCATACCCGCGTCCGTGGAATCGACCGGGCCGCTCACGCGTTCCAGGAGGCCGTCGAGGGGCGGCATGTCGGCGCCGTCCTGGTGGAGCTCTGA
- a CDS encoding TrkA family potassium uptake protein, whose amino-acid sequence MAEARTEPVVVIGLGRFGTALALELVNRGTEVLGVDHRPKVVQALSGQLPHVITADSTDIEALRQLGVAEFHRAVVAIGTDIQASILTTSLLAELGVPDIWAKAISSQHSNILTRVGAHHVVAPEHDMGERVAHLLSGRILDYVEVDADFAVIKTTPPRDIVGVPLRESRVRSRWGVTVVAVKPQAALPGGTPRTFTHATGDTVLAYGDLILVVGAIDNVERFATTD is encoded by the coding sequence TTGGCTGAGGCACGCACCGAACCCGTCGTCGTGATCGGGCTGGGCCGCTTCGGCACCGCCCTGGCCCTGGAACTGGTCAACCGGGGCACGGAGGTCCTCGGCGTCGACCACCGCCCGAAGGTCGTCCAGGCCCTTTCCGGGCAGTTGCCGCACGTCATCACCGCCGACTCCACGGACATCGAGGCCCTGCGGCAACTCGGCGTCGCCGAGTTCCACCGCGCCGTGGTGGCCATCGGCACCGACATCCAGGCCAGCATCCTCACCACCAGCCTGCTGGCCGAACTCGGCGTTCCCGACATCTGGGCCAAAGCCATCAGCTCCCAGCACAGCAACATCCTCACCCGCGTCGGCGCCCACCACGTCGTCGCGCCCGAACACGACATGGGTGAACGCGTCGCCCACCTGCTCTCCGGCCGCATCCTCGACTACGTCGAGGTCGACGCCGACTTCGCCGTCATCAAGACCACCCCACCCCGCGACATCGTCGGCGTACCACTGCGGGAGTCCCGCGTCCGCAGCAGATGGGGCGTCACCGTCGTCGCCGTCAAACCCCAGGCAGCCCTGCCCGGCGGCACACCCCGTACCTTCACCCACGCCACCGGAGACACCGTCCTCGCCTACGGTGACCTCATCCTCGTCGTCGGCGCCATCGACAACGTCGAACGCTTCGCCACCACCGATTAG